Proteins from a single region of Megachile rotundata isolate GNS110a chromosome 7, iyMegRotu1, whole genome shotgun sequence:
- the nompC gene encoding no mechanoreceptor potential C isoform X5: MSSNSKKTPSGKDDKKNPSSKEDSPVAGKDEAGGSASTGSTGGAGSTDGAQPGSKPGSAGATTREAAQKLLGLAARGEWAPVDQLLKSLEKAVQNVGEDGALAPLASVMDPATGMTPLMYAVKDNRTGLLDRMIELGADVSARNNDNYNALHIAAMYSREDVVKLLLSKRGVDPYATGGSRQQTAVHLVASRQTGTATSILRALLAAAGRDIRLKVDGKGKIPLLLAVEAGNQSMCRELLAQQAPDQLRATTPTGDSALHLAARRRDIDMVRILVDYGATVDMQNGDGQTALHIASAEGDETLVKYFYGVRASASITDHQDRTPMHLAAENGHASIIELLADKFKASIFERTKDGSTLMHIASLNGHSECATMLFKKGVYLHMPNKRGARSIHTAAKYGHVGIISTLLQRGEKVDATTNDNYTALHIAVENAKPAVVETLLGYGAEVHVRGGKLRETPLHIAARVPDGDRCALMLLKSGAGPNLTTDDGQTPVHVAASHGNLATLKLLLEDGGDPMYKSKNGETPLHLACRGCKADVVRHLIEFVKEKKGPETATSYVNSLTNEGASALHYAAQIEPSEVATPGDDRAVIRALLEGGADVSLQTKQAQESAFHHCALAGNNEVLSEMISRMSATEVQKALNRQSAVGWTPLLIAAHRGHMELVTTLLANHARVDVFDLEGRSALHLAAEHGYLQVCDALLANKAFINSKSRVGRTALHLAAMNGYSHLVKFLVQDHGAAIDVLTLRKQTPLHLAAGAGQLEVCKLLLELGASIDATDDQGQKPIHAAAMNNYAEVAQLFLQRHPSLVMACTKDGNTCAHIAAMQGSVRVIEELMKFDRQGVISARNKLTEATPLQLAAEGGHAEVVKALVRAGASCADENRAGFTAVHLAAQHGHGQVLEVMRSSQSLRISSKKLGVTALHVAAYFGQADTVRELLTHVPGTVKSDPPTGGSLVGELGSESGMTPLHLAAYSGNENVVRLLLNSAGVQVEAATTENGFNPLHLACFGGHITVVGLLLSRSAELLHSSDRYGKTGLHIAATHGHYQMVEVLLGQGAEINATDKNGWTPLHCAARAGYLDVVKLLVESGASPKSETNLGSAPIWFAASEGHNDVLKYLMEKEHDTYALMEDKRFVYNMMVCSKSNNNKPIEEFVLVSPAPVDTAAKLSNIYMKLSEKEKERAKDLIAAGKQCEAMATELLALAAGADSAGRILTSMDRRNVEFLDVLIENEQKEVIAHTVVQRYLQELWQGSLNWNAFRTILLFIAFLICPPVWVVFALPLGHKYNNVPIIKFMSYLTSHIYLMVFLLLVGIIPIYPVVRASLLPYWYEWCLLVMLSGLLLFELTNPSDKSGLGWIKLAVLLFGVCGVAFHLMGFVVVDRPYWPTLLYLRNQLFALSFLLACVQILDFLSFHHLFGPWAIIIGNLMKDLARFLAVLAIFVFGFSMHFVALNQAFKNQSIQDARIEDRKKKSAFQDVKVSPIDITENLFFAIFGQKDTDDFTVSLKRKMQPKWTIYLFKVSFSLYMLVSVIVLINLLIAMMSDTYQSIQSQSDIEWKYGLSKLIRQMQKTPNFFKNTNCAFTVKSCYVLDSVHWKSV, encoded by the exons ATGAGCAGCAACAGCAAGAAGACGCCCAGCGGGAAGGATGACAAGAAGAATCCTTCGAGCAAAGAGGACAGTCCCGTAGCTGGCAAGGATGAGGCAGGTGGCTCAGCCTCGACGGGGAGCACCGGGGGTGCTGGCAGCACGGATGGAGCGCAACCTGGAAGCAAGCCTGGATCCGCTGGTGCCACCACCAGGGAGGCCGCACAAAAACTACTTGGCCTCGCCGCGCGCGGAGAATGGGCACCGGTGGACCAGCTGCTCAAATCTCTGGAGAAGGCGGTGCAGAACGTCGGAGAGGATGGCGCGCTGGCTCCTCTCGCCAGCGTTATGGATCCG GCGACGGGCATGACGCCGTTGATGTACGCGGTGAAAGACAACCGGACCGGACTACTGGACCGTATGATTGAACTAGGAGCGGACGTCAGCGCCCGTAACAAC GATAATTACAATGCTCTCCACATCGCGGCCATGTATTCCAGGGAGGACGTCGTCAAGTTACTTTTGTCGAAACGTGGCGTCGATCCATACGCGACCGGAGGG TCCAGACAACAAACTGCCGTTCATTTGGTCGCGTCCAGGCAGACGGGTACCGCTACTTCCATTCTGCGAGCGCTTTTGGCGGCCGCCGGACGGGATATACGACTGAAAGTTGATGGA AAAGGAAAAATCCCTCTGCTGTTGGCTGTGGAAGCTGGGAACCAGTCTATGTGTCGGGAATTATTGGCTCAACAAGCACCAGATCAACTTCGTGCCACCACTCCTACGGGAGACTCGGCTCTTCACCTCGCTGCTAGACGCAGGGACATTGACATGGTGCGGATACTCGTGGATTATGGGGCCACTGTGGATATGCAAAAC GGCGACGGCCAAACAGCGTTACACATAGCGAGCGCAGAGGGCGACGAGACGCTGGTGAAATATTTTTACGGAGTGAGAGCATCTGCGTCCATTACCGATCACCAGGATCGGACGCCCATGCATTTGGCGGCGGAGAACGGACACGCTTCCATAATCGAGTTGTTAGCCGACAAATTCAAGGCGAGCATATTCGAGAGGACGAAGGATGGGTCCACGTTGATGCACATAGCCTCGTTAAACGGCCACTCGGAATGCGCGACCATGCTGTTCAAGAAGGGTGTCTATTTGCATATGCCAAATAAACGAGGCGCTAGGTCGATCCACACGGCAGCCAAGTACGGCCACGTTGGCATCATAAGCACCCTGTTGCAGCGGGGAGAGAAG GTGGATGCGACCACGAACGACAACTATACCGCATTGCATATCGCGGTGGAGAACGCGAAGCCTGCCGTGGTGGAGACTCTGTTGGGATACGGGGCGGAAGTGCACGTACGGGGTGGGAAGCTTCGAGAGACACCTCTTCACATAGCCGCCAGAGTGCCCGACGGCGATAGATGCGCGTTGATGTTGCTTAAGTCTGGTGCGGGTCCGAATTTGACCACCGACGATGGACAGACGCCTGTGCATGTGGCAGCGAGTCATGGTAACCTGGCCACGTTGAAGTTATTGCTCGAGGATGGAGGAGATCCCATGTACAAATCTAAG AACGGAGAGACGCCGCTGCACTTGGCCTGCAGAGGATGCAAGGCGGACGTGGTGCGGCATCTGATTGAATTCGTGAAGGAGAAGAAGGGCCCGGAAACGGCGACATCCTACGTCAACAGCTTGACAAACGAGGGAGCCAGCGCTCTGCATTACGCGGCCCAGATCGAACCGTCGGAAGTTGCGACACCCGGGGATGATCGAGCGGTTATTCGAGCTCTCCTGGAAGGTGGGGCCGACGTGTCGCTGCAGACGAAGCAGGCTCAGGAATCGGCGTTCCATCATTGCGCGCTGGCAGGAAACAACGAGGTGTTGTCGGAAATGATCAGCCGTATGTCCGCGACGGAAGTGCAAAAGGCGTTAAATCGTCAGAGCGCGGTTGGGTGGACACCGTTGTTGATCGCCGCGCATCGTGGTCACATGGAGCTGGTGACCACGCTGCTGGCGAACCACGCGAGAGTGGACGTGTTCGATCTGGAAGGGAGATCCGCCCTGCATTTGGCCGCTGAGCACGGTTATCTTCAAGTGTGCGACGCACTGCTGGCCAACAAAGCGTTTATCAATTCGAAGTCCAGAGTCGGTAGAACGGCATTGCACCTGGCAGCGATGAACGGCTACTCGCATCTCGTCAAGTTTCTCGTGCAGGATCATGGCGCTGCGATAGACGTTCTTACGCTGAGAAAACAGACCCCCCTTCATTTGGCAGCCGGTGCTGGCCAACTGGAAGTGTGCAAGCTTCTACTCGAACTCGGGGCGAGCATAGACGCGACCGACGATCAAGGCCAGAAGCCGATACACGCGGCGGCGATGAACAATTACGCGGAGGTGGCTCAGTTGTTTCTGCAGAGGCATCCCAGTCTGGTGATGGCCTGCACCAAAGACGGCAACACGTGCGCTCACATAGCGGCCATGCAGGGCAGCGTTCGCGTGATCGAAGAGCTCATGAAATTCGACCGGCAAGGCGTCATCTCGGCGAGGAACAAGCTAACCGAGGCGACGCCTCTTCAGCTGGCAGCCGAAGGAGGACACGCGGAGGTGGTCAAAGCGTTGGTCAGGGCAGGTGCATCCTGCGCCGATGAGAATCGGGCAGGATTCACTGCGGTGCATTTGGCCGCGCAACATGGCCACGGTCAGGTACTCGAAGTCATGAGATCGTCTCAATCCCTTCGTATATCCAGCAAGAAGCTCGGAGTCACGGCTCTGCACGTTGCGGCGTACTTCGGCCAAGCTG ATACGGTTCGTGAATTACTGACCCACGTGCCTGGCACGGTAAAGTCCGATCCACCGACCGGTGGCTCGCTGGTGGGAGAACTGGGCAGCGAGTCTGGAATGACTCCTTTGCATCTGGCCGCTTATTCCGGAAACGAGAACGTCGTGCGACTGCTGCTGAACTCGGCCGGTGTACAG GTGGAGGCGGCGACCACGGAAAACGGTTTCAATCCTCTTCACTTGGCCTGCTTCGGAGGTCACATCACGGTAGTGGGTCTCCTGTTGAGCAGATCGGCAGAACTGCTACACAGTTCGGATCGGTACGGTAAAACCGGTCTGCACATCGCCGCGACGCACGGCCATTACCAGATGGTCGAGGTTTTGCTCGGTCAAGGGGCAGAAATAAACGCGACGGATAAAAATGGTTGGACGCCGCTGCATTGCGCCGCTCGCGCCGGTTATCTCGATGTCGTTAAACTGCTCGTGGAGAGCGGGGCTTCGCCAAAGAGCGAGACCAATCTAGGCAGCGCTCCGATTTGGTTCGCCGCCTCGGAGGGTCATAACGACGTGCTTAAGTATCTCATGGAGAAAGAGCACGATACCTATGCGCTGATGGAGGATAAGAGG TTCGTCTATAACATGATGGTCTGCAGCAAGAGCAACAACAACAAACCGATCGAGGAGTTCGTGCTGGTGTCGCCAGCCCCGGTAGACACTGCCGCGAAGCTGTCCAACATCTACATGAAGCTCTCGGAGAAGGAGAAAGAGAGGGCGAAGGATTTGATAGCTGCTGGCAAGCAGTGCGAAGCGATGGCCACCGAATTATTGGCTCTGGCTGCGGGAGCCGACTCGGCTGGGAGAATCCTCACATCCATGGATCGCAGGAACGTGGAGTTTCTAGACGTCCTGATCGAGAACGAGCAGAAGGAGGTGATCGCGCACACGGTGGTACAGCGATACCTTCAGGAACTCTGGCAGGGCAGCTTAAACTGGAACGCCTTCAGGACGATCCTGCTGTTTATCGCGTTCCTCATCTGTCCACCTGTGTGGGTGGTGTTCGCCCTCCCTCTCGGTCACAAGTACAACAACGTGCCCATCATCAAGTTCATGTCGTATCTCACGTCCCACATTTATCTGATGGTCTTCCTATTGCTGGTCGGCATCATCCCCATATACCCTGTGGTGAGAGCCAGCCTCCTGCCCTACTGGTACGAGTGGTGTCTTCTGGTAATGTTGTCCGGGTTGCTGCTGTTCGAGCTGACCAATCCCAGCGATAAAAGCGGATTGGGCTGGATCAAGCTGGCGGTGCTGTTGTTCGGCGTGTGCGGTGTCGCGTTTCATCTGATGGGTTTCGTGGTCGTCGATCGACCCTACTGGCCGACCTTGCTCTACCTCAGAAATCAGCTGTTCGCTCTGAGCTTCTTGCTAGCCTGCGTGCAGATCCTGGACTTCCTCTCGTTCCATCATCTGTTCGGACCCTGGGCCATCATCATCGGTAACCTGATGAAGGATCTCGCCAGATTCCTCGCGGTGTTGGCCATCTTCGTGTTCGGCTTTTCCATGCACTTCGTCGCGTTGAATCAGGCGTTCAAGAACCAATCGATACAGGACGCTCGAATCGAGGACAGGAAGAAGAAGAGCGCCTTCCAGGACG TGAAAGTGAGTCCCATCGATATTACGGAAAATCTTTTCTTCGCTATTTTTGGCCAGAAGGACACGGACGACTTCACCGTATCGTTGAAACGAAAGATGCAACCAAAGTGGACGATATATTTGTTTAAG GTATCCTTTTCCCTGTACATGTTGGTTAGCGTGATAGTTCTGATTAATTTGTTGATCGCGATGATGTCTGATACGTACCAAAGTATTCAATCTCAAAGCGATATCGAGTGGAAGTATGGACTCAGCAAACTTATACGGCAAATGCAGAA AACGCCTAACTTTTTTAAGAACACGAACTGCGCCTTCACCGTTAAATCTTGTTACGTCCTGGATTCCGTTCATTGGAAAAGCGTGTAA
- the nompC gene encoding no mechanoreceptor potential C isoform X4, whose protein sequence is MSSNSKKTPSGKDDKKNPSSKEDSPVAGKDEAGGSASTGSTGGAGSTDGAQPGSKPGSAGATTREAAQKLLGLAARGEWAPVDQLLKSLEKAVQNVGEDGALAPLASVMDPATGMTPLMYAVKDNRTGLLDRMIELGADVSARNNDNYNALHIAAMYSREDVVKLLLSKRGVDPYATGGSRQQTAVHLVASRQTGTATSILRALLAAAGRDIRLKVDGKGKIPLLLAVEAGNQSMCRELLAQQAPDQLRATTPTGDSALHLAARRRDIDMVRILVDYGATVDMQNGDGQTALHIASAEGDETLVKYFYGVRASASITDHQDRTPMHLAAENGHASIIELLADKFKASIFERTKDGSTLMHIASLNGHSECATMLFKKGVYLHMPNKRGARSIHTAAKYGHVGIISTLLQRGEKVDATTNDNYTALHIAVENAKPAVVETLLGYGAEVHVRGGKLRETPLHIAARVPDGDRCALMLLKSGAGPNLTTDDGQTPVHVAASHGNLATLKLLLEDGGDPMYKSKNGETPLHLACRGCKADVVRHLIEFVKEKKGPETATSYVNSLTNEGASALHYAAQIEPSEVATPGDDRAVIRALLEGGADVSLQTKQAQESAFHHCALAGNNEVLSEMISRMSATEVQKALNRQSAVGWTPLLIAAHRGHMELVTTLLANHARVDVFDLEGRSALHLAAEHGYLQVCDALLANKAFINSKSRVGRTALHLAAMNGYSHLVKFLVQDHGAAIDVLTLRKQTPLHLAAGAGQLEVCKLLLELGASIDATDDQGQKPIHAAAMNNYAEVAQLFLQRHPSLVMACTKDGNTCAHIAAMQGSVRVIEELMKFDRQGVISARNKLTEATPLQLAAEGGHAEVVKALVRAGASCADENRAGFTAVHLAAQHGHGQVLEVMRSSQSLRISSKKLGVTALHVAAYFGQADTVRELLTHVPGTVKSDPPTGGSLVGELGSESGMTPLHLAAYSGNENVVRLLLNSAGVQVEAATTENGFNPLHLACFGGHITVVGLLLSRSAELLHSSDRYGKTGLHIAATHGHYQMVEVLLGQGAEINATDKNGWTPLHCAARAGYLDVVKLLVESGASPKSETNLGSAPIWFAASEGHNDVLKYLMEKEHDTYALMEDKRFVYNMMVCSKSNNNKPIEEFVLVSPAPVDTAAKLSNIYMKLSEKEKERAKDLIAAGKQCEAMATELLALAAGADSAGRILTSMDRRNVEFLDVLIENEQKEVIAHTVVQRYLQELWQGSLNWNAFRTILLFIAFLICPPVWVVFALPLGHKYNNVPIIKFMSYLTSHIYLMVFLLLVGIIPIYPVVRASLLPYWYEWCLLVMLSGLLLFELTNPSDKSGLGWIKLAVLLFGVCGVAFHLMGFVVVDRPYWPTLLYLRNQLFALSFLLACVQILDFLSFHHLFGPWAIIIGNLMKDLARFLAVLAIFVFGFSMHFVALNQAFKNQSIQDARIEDRKKKSAFQDVKVSPIDITENLFFAIFGQKDTDDFTVSLKRKMQPKWTIYLFKVSFSLYMLVSVIVLINLLIAMMSDTYQSIQSQSDIEWKYGLSKLIRQMQKTRTAPSPLNLVTSWIPFIGKACKSRGGQERKTGVLRLLTGHAFTQDNGILSQQPDTISFPLLRPSPLESQLSLKDSMKIENVVDWDVVRRKYRVRFGNEIEKPLPEDSSTTNENI, encoded by the exons ATGAGCAGCAACAGCAAGAAGACGCCCAGCGGGAAGGATGACAAGAAGAATCCTTCGAGCAAAGAGGACAGTCCCGTAGCTGGCAAGGATGAGGCAGGTGGCTCAGCCTCGACGGGGAGCACCGGGGGTGCTGGCAGCACGGATGGAGCGCAACCTGGAAGCAAGCCTGGATCCGCTGGTGCCACCACCAGGGAGGCCGCACAAAAACTACTTGGCCTCGCCGCGCGCGGAGAATGGGCACCGGTGGACCAGCTGCTCAAATCTCTGGAGAAGGCGGTGCAGAACGTCGGAGAGGATGGCGCGCTGGCTCCTCTCGCCAGCGTTATGGATCCG GCGACGGGCATGACGCCGTTGATGTACGCGGTGAAAGACAACCGGACCGGACTACTGGACCGTATGATTGAACTAGGAGCGGACGTCAGCGCCCGTAACAAC GATAATTACAATGCTCTCCACATCGCGGCCATGTATTCCAGGGAGGACGTCGTCAAGTTACTTTTGTCGAAACGTGGCGTCGATCCATACGCGACCGGAGGG TCCAGACAACAAACTGCCGTTCATTTGGTCGCGTCCAGGCAGACGGGTACCGCTACTTCCATTCTGCGAGCGCTTTTGGCGGCCGCCGGACGGGATATACGACTGAAAGTTGATGGA AAAGGAAAAATCCCTCTGCTGTTGGCTGTGGAAGCTGGGAACCAGTCTATGTGTCGGGAATTATTGGCTCAACAAGCACCAGATCAACTTCGTGCCACCACTCCTACGGGAGACTCGGCTCTTCACCTCGCTGCTAGACGCAGGGACATTGACATGGTGCGGATACTCGTGGATTATGGGGCCACTGTGGATATGCAAAAC GGCGACGGCCAAACAGCGTTACACATAGCGAGCGCAGAGGGCGACGAGACGCTGGTGAAATATTTTTACGGAGTGAGAGCATCTGCGTCCATTACCGATCACCAGGATCGGACGCCCATGCATTTGGCGGCGGAGAACGGACACGCTTCCATAATCGAGTTGTTAGCCGACAAATTCAAGGCGAGCATATTCGAGAGGACGAAGGATGGGTCCACGTTGATGCACATAGCCTCGTTAAACGGCCACTCGGAATGCGCGACCATGCTGTTCAAGAAGGGTGTCTATTTGCATATGCCAAATAAACGAGGCGCTAGGTCGATCCACACGGCAGCCAAGTACGGCCACGTTGGCATCATAAGCACCCTGTTGCAGCGGGGAGAGAAG GTGGATGCGACCACGAACGACAACTATACCGCATTGCATATCGCGGTGGAGAACGCGAAGCCTGCCGTGGTGGAGACTCTGTTGGGATACGGGGCGGAAGTGCACGTACGGGGTGGGAAGCTTCGAGAGACACCTCTTCACATAGCCGCCAGAGTGCCCGACGGCGATAGATGCGCGTTGATGTTGCTTAAGTCTGGTGCGGGTCCGAATTTGACCACCGACGATGGACAGACGCCTGTGCATGTGGCAGCGAGTCATGGTAACCTGGCCACGTTGAAGTTATTGCTCGAGGATGGAGGAGATCCCATGTACAAATCTAAG AACGGAGAGACGCCGCTGCACTTGGCCTGCAGAGGATGCAAGGCGGACGTGGTGCGGCATCTGATTGAATTCGTGAAGGAGAAGAAGGGCCCGGAAACGGCGACATCCTACGTCAACAGCTTGACAAACGAGGGAGCCAGCGCTCTGCATTACGCGGCCCAGATCGAACCGTCGGAAGTTGCGACACCCGGGGATGATCGAGCGGTTATTCGAGCTCTCCTGGAAGGTGGGGCCGACGTGTCGCTGCAGACGAAGCAGGCTCAGGAATCGGCGTTCCATCATTGCGCGCTGGCAGGAAACAACGAGGTGTTGTCGGAAATGATCAGCCGTATGTCCGCGACGGAAGTGCAAAAGGCGTTAAATCGTCAGAGCGCGGTTGGGTGGACACCGTTGTTGATCGCCGCGCATCGTGGTCACATGGAGCTGGTGACCACGCTGCTGGCGAACCACGCGAGAGTGGACGTGTTCGATCTGGAAGGGAGATCCGCCCTGCATTTGGCCGCTGAGCACGGTTATCTTCAAGTGTGCGACGCACTGCTGGCCAACAAAGCGTTTATCAATTCGAAGTCCAGAGTCGGTAGAACGGCATTGCACCTGGCAGCGATGAACGGCTACTCGCATCTCGTCAAGTTTCTCGTGCAGGATCATGGCGCTGCGATAGACGTTCTTACGCTGAGAAAACAGACCCCCCTTCATTTGGCAGCCGGTGCTGGCCAACTGGAAGTGTGCAAGCTTCTACTCGAACTCGGGGCGAGCATAGACGCGACCGACGATCAAGGCCAGAAGCCGATACACGCGGCGGCGATGAACAATTACGCGGAGGTGGCTCAGTTGTTTCTGCAGAGGCATCCCAGTCTGGTGATGGCCTGCACCAAAGACGGCAACACGTGCGCTCACATAGCGGCCATGCAGGGCAGCGTTCGCGTGATCGAAGAGCTCATGAAATTCGACCGGCAAGGCGTCATCTCGGCGAGGAACAAGCTAACCGAGGCGACGCCTCTTCAGCTGGCAGCCGAAGGAGGACACGCGGAGGTGGTCAAAGCGTTGGTCAGGGCAGGTGCATCCTGCGCCGATGAGAATCGGGCAGGATTCACTGCGGTGCATTTGGCCGCGCAACATGGCCACGGTCAGGTACTCGAAGTCATGAGATCGTCTCAATCCCTTCGTATATCCAGCAAGAAGCTCGGAGTCACGGCTCTGCACGTTGCGGCGTACTTCGGCCAAGCTG ATACGGTTCGTGAATTACTGACCCACGTGCCTGGCACGGTAAAGTCCGATCCACCGACCGGTGGCTCGCTGGTGGGAGAACTGGGCAGCGAGTCTGGAATGACTCCTTTGCATCTGGCCGCTTATTCCGGAAACGAGAACGTCGTGCGACTGCTGCTGAACTCGGCCGGTGTACAG GTGGAGGCGGCGACCACGGAAAACGGTTTCAATCCTCTTCACTTGGCCTGCTTCGGAGGTCACATCACGGTAGTGGGTCTCCTGTTGAGCAGATCGGCAGAACTGCTACACAGTTCGGATCGGTACGGTAAAACCGGTCTGCACATCGCCGCGACGCACGGCCATTACCAGATGGTCGAGGTTTTGCTCGGTCAAGGGGCAGAAATAAACGCGACGGATAAAAATGGTTGGACGCCGCTGCATTGCGCCGCTCGCGCCGGTTATCTCGATGTCGTTAAACTGCTCGTGGAGAGCGGGGCTTCGCCAAAGAGCGAGACCAATCTAGGCAGCGCTCCGATTTGGTTCGCCGCCTCGGAGGGTCATAACGACGTGCTTAAGTATCTCATGGAGAAAGAGCACGATACCTATGCGCTGATGGAGGATAAGAGG TTCGTCTATAACATGATGGTCTGCAGCAAGAGCAACAACAACAAACCGATCGAGGAGTTCGTGCTGGTGTCGCCAGCCCCGGTAGACACTGCCGCGAAGCTGTCCAACATCTACATGAAGCTCTCGGAGAAGGAGAAAGAGAGGGCGAAGGATTTGATAGCTGCTGGCAAGCAGTGCGAAGCGATGGCCACCGAATTATTGGCTCTGGCTGCGGGAGCCGACTCGGCTGGGAGAATCCTCACATCCATGGATCGCAGGAACGTGGAGTTTCTAGACGTCCTGATCGAGAACGAGCAGAAGGAGGTGATCGCGCACACGGTGGTACAGCGATACCTTCAGGAACTCTGGCAGGGCAGCTTAAACTGGAACGCCTTCAGGACGATCCTGCTGTTTATCGCGTTCCTCATCTGTCCACCTGTGTGGGTGGTGTTCGCCCTCCCTCTCGGTCACAAGTACAACAACGTGCCCATCATCAAGTTCATGTCGTATCTCACGTCCCACATTTATCTGATGGTCTTCCTATTGCTGGTCGGCATCATCCCCATATACCCTGTGGTGAGAGCCAGCCTCCTGCCCTACTGGTACGAGTGGTGTCTTCTGGTAATGTTGTCCGGGTTGCTGCTGTTCGAGCTGACCAATCCCAGCGATAAAAGCGGATTGGGCTGGATCAAGCTGGCGGTGCTGTTGTTCGGCGTGTGCGGTGTCGCGTTTCATCTGATGGGTTTCGTGGTCGTCGATCGACCCTACTGGCCGACCTTGCTCTACCTCAGAAATCAGCTGTTCGCTCTGAGCTTCTTGCTAGCCTGCGTGCAGATCCTGGACTTCCTCTCGTTCCATCATCTGTTCGGACCCTGGGCCATCATCATCGGTAACCTGATGAAGGATCTCGCCAGATTCCTCGCGGTGTTGGCCATCTTCGTGTTCGGCTTTTCCATGCACTTCGTCGCGTTGAATCAGGCGTTCAAGAACCAATCGATACAGGACGCTCGAATCGAGGACAGGAAGAAGAAGAGCGCCTTCCAGGACG TGAAAGTGAGTCCCATCGATATTACGGAAAATCTTTTCTTCGCTATTTTTGGCCAGAAGGACACGGACGACTTCACCGTATCGTTGAAACGAAAGATGCAACCAAAGTGGACGATATATTTGTTTAAG GTATCCTTTTCCCTGTACATGTTGGTTAGCGTGATAGTTCTGATTAATTTGTTGATCGCGATGATGTCTGATACGTACCAAAGTATTCAATCTCAAAGCGATATCGAGTGGAAGTATGGACTCAGCAAACTTATACGGCAAATGCAGAA AACACGAACTGCGCCTTCACCGTTAAATCTTGTTACGTCCTGGATTCCGTTCATTGGAAAAGCGTGTAAAAGTCGAGGCGGCCAAGAACGAAAGACGGGTGTATTGCGGTTACTTACAGGCCATGCATTTACGCAG GATAACGGGATATTGTCGCAACAACCTGATACCATTAGTTTTCCATTACTTCGACCAAGTCCATTGGAAAGTCAATTATCTCTCAAAGATTCGATGAAAATCGAAAATGTCGTTGATTGGGATGTCGTAAGACGAAAGTACAGAGTAAGATTTGGTAACGAAATCGAGAAACCTCTTCCGGAAGATTCGTCTACGACcaacgaaaatatttaa